A single Bifidobacterium scardovii JCM 12489 = DSM 13734 DNA region contains:
- a CDS encoding energy-coupling factor transporter ATPase, which yields MHSAPAADLTGIRFSYDGGATWALDGVDLVIRRGEYVCLTGPNGSGKSTLSRILAGLAAPDAGTVVLLGHTAFDGAAHPEAYRAARHGIGAVFQNPEDQIVTTVVEDDVAFGPENLGLDHPLIGRRIADSLHAVDMAAHRADDPTRMSGGQQQRVAIAGMLAMGPDMLVLDEPTAMLDPAARAEVMRILDERHAQGTTIVHVTHHQDETAHADRVIRLERGRLVPADNAAGPAAADDVAADGDAAPAGGAAQPGNDAGDGAPHADGMGSGRTPVIDIRHLSYRYPDAPSPAISDLSLSVGQGEIVAIMGENGAGKSTLARLICALDRPDAGSISIDGIPVAAPKPSRGTGAAAGTPRMLNRRQRERLRRTVGLVMQHPERQLFADTVAEDVAYGPRNQHLDEAAVAQRVREALRLLRIDHLADRSPFDLSGGQRRLAAIAGVIACQPAVLVMDEPTAGLDAAASARIRELILDLRRRGVTTLIITHSRREARLLGARIVTMPAAPAADAATAVEATGEGGNNAAEAAEPVGTGRESLIARLDPRVKMVSFLAMMFAAFAINTPAQLLLGIAAIAGITALARITPMRLVASVHMFLAMFVVFGLLNVFFVRTGTPVAHLGPIPITDDGIVIAILYACRFALVVMLGALMLETTTPTAMTDAFGSLLSPLRRFGLHAQEIALVMSLALRFLPTLGTEARSIADAQAARGGSIETGSPAARVKAMVAIIVPVFAGTLRHADNLSLALDARCYEEGIRRTHWRELRVRPRDAAFAAATLAYIAALVALLALR from the coding sequence ATGCACAGCGCTCCGGCAGCCGATCTCACCGGCATCCGATTCAGCTACGACGGCGGCGCGACCTGGGCGCTGGACGGCGTCGATCTGGTCATCCGTCGCGGCGAATACGTATGCCTGACCGGACCGAACGGTTCGGGCAAGTCCACGCTCTCGCGCATTCTCGCCGGCCTTGCCGCGCCCGATGCCGGCACGGTCGTGCTGCTCGGGCACACGGCCTTCGACGGGGCAGCGCACCCCGAAGCCTACCGCGCCGCGCGCCACGGCATCGGCGCGGTGTTCCAGAATCCGGAGGACCAGATCGTCACCACCGTGGTGGAGGACGACGTGGCCTTCGGCCCGGAGAATCTCGGGCTGGACCACCCCCTGATCGGCCGGCGCATCGCCGATTCGCTGCACGCGGTGGATATGGCGGCCCACCGTGCGGACGATCCCACGCGCATGAGCGGCGGCCAGCAGCAGCGCGTGGCCATCGCTGGAATGCTGGCGATGGGTCCGGACATGCTGGTGCTGGACGAGCCGACCGCCATGCTCGACCCGGCCGCGCGCGCCGAGGTCATGCGCATCCTCGACGAACGCCACGCGCAGGGCACGACGATCGTGCACGTCACGCATCATCAGGATGAGACCGCGCACGCCGACCGGGTGATCCGGCTGGAGCGCGGGCGGCTCGTTCCGGCCGATAACGCAGCCGGCCCGGCTGCCGCCGATGACGTTGCCGCTGACGGCGACGCGGCGCCTGCCGGCGGCGCCGCCCAGCCGGGGAACGATGCCGGTGACGGCGCACCGCATGCGGACGGCATGGGCAGCGGCCGCACGCCGGTCATCGATATCCGCCATCTGTCGTACCGCTATCCTGACGCGCCCTCCCCCGCGATCAGCGATCTGTCGCTGTCGGTCGGCCAGGGCGAGATCGTGGCGATCATGGGCGAGAACGGCGCCGGGAAAAGCACGCTGGCACGGCTGATCTGCGCGCTGGACCGGCCGGACGCCGGATCGATCAGCATCGACGGCATTCCCGTCGCCGCTCCGAAGCCGTCCCGAGGCACCGGCGCCGCCGCCGGCACGCCGCGCATGCTTAACCGGCGGCAGCGCGAACGGCTGCGCCGCACGGTCGGACTGGTGATGCAGCATCCCGAACGCCAGTTGTTCGCGGACACCGTGGCCGAGGACGTCGCCTACGGGCCGCGCAACCAGCATCTCGACGAGGCGGCCGTCGCGCAGCGGGTGCGCGAGGCGCTGCGCCTGCTGCGCATCGACCATCTCGCCGACCGTTCGCCCTTCGACCTGTCCGGCGGCCAGCGGCGTCTCGCGGCGATAGCCGGCGTGATCGCCTGCCAGCCCGCGGTGCTGGTGATGGACGAGCCGACGGCCGGCCTCGACGCCGCCGCGAGCGCGCGCATCCGCGAGCTGATCCTCGATCTGCGGCGGCGCGGCGTCACGACGCTCATCATCACGCATTCCCGGCGGGAGGCCCGGCTGCTGGGCGCCCGCATCGTCACCATGCCGGCCGCCCCCGCGGCGGACGCGGCCACGGCCGTGGAAGCCACTGGCGAAGGCGGGAACAACGCCGCGGAAGCAGCGGAACCCGTCGGGACCGGGCGCGAATCCCTCATCGCGCGGCTGGATCCGCGCGTGAAGATGGTCTCGTTCCTGGCGATGATGTTCGCCGCGTTCGCGATCAACACGCCGGCCCAGCTGCTGCTCGGCATCGCGGCGATCGCCGGCATCACCGCGCTGGCGCGGATCACGCCGATGCGCCTGGTCGCCTCGGTGCACATGTTCCTGGCGATGTTCGTCGTGTTCGGCCTGCTCAACGTCTTCTTCGTGCGCACCGGCACGCCGGTCGCCCATCTGGGGCCAATCCCGATCACGGATGACGGCATCGTCATCGCGATCCTCTACGCCTGCCGCTTCGCCCTGGTCGTCATGCTCGGCGCGCTCATGCTCGAGACGACCACGCCGACGGCGATGACCGACGCCTTCGGATCGCTGCTGTCGCCGCTGCGCCGCTTCGGACTGCATGCGCAGGAGATCGCGCTGGTGATGAGCCTGGCGCTGCGGTTCCTGCCAACCCTCGGCACGGAGGCCCGGTCCATCGCCGACGCGCAGGCCGCGCGCGGCGGCAGCATCGAAACCGGCTCCCCCGCCGCGCGCGTCAAGGCCATGGTCGCGATCATCGTGCCAGTCTTCGCGGG
- a CDS encoding ECF transporter S component, translating into MSVSSHTDHQVSATAASRPDNAHSTGVADSGRWSTRRIAVYALFVALAMATSFIEFPIIPGVQWLKYDPSGIVCLIAGFAFGPAAAAIVSVLGFVPHLFLNPWGTLMAVLVALTLSVPAALIYRANRTRKGAVIGLIVGAVCALAAAIVGNLIVTPFYAHMTVAQVAALIVPALLPFNLVKFAIHGVATFLIYKPISTLLNK; encoded by the coding sequence ATGAGCGTCTCTTCGCATACCGATCATCAGGTTTCCGCCACGGCCGCGTCCCGGCCCGACAACGCGCATTCGACCGGCGTGGCCGATTCGGGCCGCTGGTCCACCCGCCGTATCGCCGTGTACGCGCTGTTCGTCGCGCTGGCGATGGCCACGAGCTTCATCGAATTCCCGATCATCCCCGGCGTGCAGTGGCTCAAATACGATCCCTCGGGCATCGTGTGCCTCATCGCCGGATTCGCGTTCGGACCTGCGGCGGCCGCGATCGTCAGCGTGCTCGGCTTCGTGCCGCACCTGTTCCTCAATCCGTGGGGCACGTTGATGGCGGTGCTCGTCGCGCTGACGCTGTCGGTGCCGGCCGCGCTGATCTACCGCGCGAACCGCACGCGCAAGGGCGCGGTGATCGGCCTGATCGTCGGCGCCGTGTGCGCCCTGGCCGCGGCGATCGTCGGCAACCTGATCGTCACGCCGTTCTACGCGCATATGACGGTAGCCCAGGTGGCCGCGCTGATCGTACCGGCCCTGCTGCCGTTCAACCTGGTCAAGTTCGCGATCCACGGCGTGGCCACGTTCCTGATCTACAAGCCGATCAGCACGCTGCTGAACAAGTAG
- a CDS encoding glycosyltransferase family 2 protein: MTEKHAARKTIDKLAIVVVTYKRQQLLTKLFDSIRRLTVAPWRVVVVDNEHSDETKAMVERFGAAVARQWGGTVPDRTGNDARVVYAPQSGNLGGAGGFSAGVKKAYELGAEWFWVMDDDVAVEPEGIEKLAKWTARHDVIQGSRYDYDGGPFYWQYDFIVPLGIPNPIAPAAFGRAGYRVMDTLCFEGGLFRRSVVEKIGFPDPRFFIYWDDTIYGYLASKVTNPIVVPDVVLRRTREIGNWDIAGLRQLNSTSDTNRYHIMRNRGYMARYFMVHGDFRPFLFGVGTLATAVKEVIRLVMVDREHMRTGLAQIARGWWDSRKLMHDPDWKPMPALK; this comes from the coding sequence ATGACCGAAAAGCATGCCGCAAGGAAGACCATTGACAAACTGGCCATCGTCGTCGTGACGTACAAGCGCCAGCAGCTGCTGACCAAGCTGTTCGATTCGATCCGCCGCCTGACCGTCGCGCCGTGGCGCGTGGTGGTCGTAGACAACGAGCATTCCGACGAGACGAAGGCGATGGTCGAGCGGTTCGGCGCGGCGGTCGCCCGGCAGTGGGGCGGCACGGTGCCCGACCGCACCGGCAACGATGCCCGTGTGGTGTACGCGCCGCAGTCCGGCAACCTCGGCGGCGCCGGCGGCTTCTCCGCCGGCGTGAAGAAGGCGTATGAGCTGGGCGCCGAATGGTTCTGGGTGATGGACGACGACGTCGCCGTCGAGCCCGAGGGCATCGAAAAGCTCGCCAAGTGGACCGCGCGCCACGATGTGATCCAGGGCAGCCGCTACGACTACGACGGCGGCCCGTTCTACTGGCAGTACGACTTCATCGTGCCGCTGGGCATCCCGAACCCGATCGCGCCGGCCGCGTTCGGCCGCGCTGGATACCGGGTGATGGACACGCTGTGCTTCGAGGGCGGCCTGTTCCGCCGCAGCGTCGTCGAGAAGATCGGATTCCCCGATCCCCGCTTCTTCATCTACTGGGACGACACGATCTACGGCTATCTGGCCAGCAAGGTCACCAACCCCATCGTCGTGCCCGACGTGGTGCTGCGCCGCACGCGCGAGATCGGCAACTGGGACATCGCCGGCCTGCGCCAGCTCAACTCGACCTCCGACACGAACCGGTACCACATCATGCGCAACCGCGGCTACATGGCCCGCTACTTCATGGTGCACGGCGATTTCCGCCCGTTCCTGTTCGGCGTCGGCACGCTCGCCACGGCGGTCAAGGAGGTCATCCGGCTGGTGATGGTCGACCGCGAGCACATGCGCACCGGGCTGGCTCAGATCGCCAGGGGCTGGTGGGATTCGCGCAAGCTCATGCACGACCCCGACTGGAAGCCGATGCCGGCGCTCAAGTAA
- a CDS encoding nitroreductase family protein, translated as MAEHTQLIDAINIRTSVRAYDADPIDDDTARQLSMTLDAVNMLSDTHMQLVRDQPAIFAEANASGHLTNAANLIAVIGPKDDPQARERAGFYAERVVLTATLRGLGTLWVGGSWNRDEAAGHCRIGAGEELYLGIVIGHPRNHAAHVMKSYEELTEFQRTHRPTKTYEQFTRTMEQEERDAAPGWFKAGVEAAMKAPSAMNRQPILFTYRAADGTAAAHIDPEAGNGEALNDLGIAKLHFQIGAGQGEWAWGDGGLFIHK; from the coding sequence ATGGCAGAACATACCCAGCTTATCGATGCAATCAACATCCGCACGTCCGTGCGCGCCTATGACGCGGACCCGATCGACGACGACACCGCCCGCCAACTGTCCATGACGCTGGACGCGGTGAACATGCTCAGCGACACGCATATGCAGCTCGTGCGCGACCAGCCGGCCATCTTCGCCGAGGCGAACGCGTCCGGCCATCTGACGAACGCGGCGAATCTCATTGCCGTCATCGGCCCGAAGGACGATCCGCAGGCCCGGGAGCGCGCCGGCTTCTACGCCGAACGCGTGGTGCTCACCGCCACGCTGCGCGGGCTCGGCACGCTGTGGGTCGGCGGCAGCTGGAACCGCGACGAGGCGGCCGGGCATTGCCGTATCGGCGCCGGCGAGGAGCTGTACCTCGGCATCGTCATCGGGCACCCGCGCAACCATGCGGCCCATGTGATGAAGAGTTACGAGGAGCTGACCGAATTCCAGCGCACGCACCGGCCGACCAAGACCTACGAGCAGTTCACACGCACCATGGAGCAGGAGGAGCGCGACGCCGCCCCGGGCTGGTTCAAGGCCGGCGTCGAGGCCGCGATGAAAGCGCCGAGCGCGATGAACCGCCAGCCGATACTGTTCACCTACCGCGCGGCCGACGGCACCGCCGCCGCGCATATCGACCCGGAGGCGGGCAACGGCGAAGCGCTCAACGATCTGGGCATTGCCAAACTGCATTTCCAGATCGGCGCCGGCCAGGGCGAATGGGCGTGGGGCGACGGCGGCCTGTTCATCCACAAGTAG
- the ppgK gene encoding polyphosphate--glucose phosphotransferase yields the protein MIETAQAFGVDIGGSGIKAAPVNLEKGEFAEPRLKILTPEVSSPQAVGAIVRQQLEHFAVPDNVPVGVAFPAPVKPGQKLEWIANLDQSWVGVDITAALSEACGRPVVVVNDADAAGLAEQQFGAAKGQNGLVIATTLGTGIGTALIYNGVLIPNTELGHIELAKGKGDAEKYASSGVREREGLGYKKWAKRLTKYYGLMEKYFNPDLFVVGGGVSRQSDKFLPYLDIKTPIVPAKLRNEAGIVGAAYYASTK from the coding sequence ATGATTGAGACGGCACAAGCGTTCGGCGTGGATATTGGCGGTTCGGGCATCAAGGCGGCGCCCGTGAACCTGGAGAAGGGCGAGTTCGCCGAGCCGCGCCTGAAGATTCTCACGCCCGAGGTGTCCAGCCCGCAGGCGGTCGGCGCCATCGTGCGCCAGCAGCTCGAGCATTTCGCCGTACCCGACAACGTCCCGGTCGGCGTCGCGTTCCCCGCGCCGGTCAAGCCGGGGCAGAAACTGGAATGGATCGCCAACCTCGACCAGTCGTGGGTCGGCGTGGACATCACCGCGGCCCTGTCCGAGGCATGCGGCCGCCCGGTCGTCGTCGTCAACGACGCTGATGCCGCCGGTCTCGCCGAGCAGCAGTTCGGCGCGGCCAAGGGCCAGAACGGCCTGGTCATCGCCACCACGCTGGGCACGGGCATCGGCACCGCGCTGATCTACAACGGCGTGCTCATCCCGAACACCGAGCTGGGCCACATCGAGCTGGCCAAGGGCAAGGGCGACGCGGAGAAGTACGCCTCCTCCGGCGTGCGCGAGCGCGAGGGCCTGGGCTACAAGAAGTGGGCGAAGCGCCTGACCAAGTACTACGGCCTGATGGAGAAGTACTTCAACCCCGACCTGTTCGTGGTCGGCGGCGGCGTGAGCCGCCAGAGCGACAAGTTCCTGCCGTATCTCGACATCAAGACGCCGATCGTTCCGGCGAAGCTGCGCAACGAGGCCGGCATCGTCGGCGCCGCCTACTACGCGAGCACCAAGTAG
- a CDS encoding pyridoxal phosphate-dependent aminotransferase: MRFSSRVDISDPNPIAAAEALAKAQGVTLGKLNDSNPTRHGLAPALVPEVYTADPRGPRAAREALSAFLSHAQGSPVDADRLYLLSSTSEAYSWLIKLLCDAGDAVLAPKPGYPLIESIAWLECVDAVEYQLRFDGSWYIDVAELAALLEGPESGRIRALVLINPNNPTGSYVKAGERERIVGLCREHGVAIIADEVFYDYALEPFDGNARLAGERGALTFALDGFSKMLAAPHAKVGWIQVSGPEAEVAEAQRRLDVIADDYLPMSDLIARLIPDLLAAAPVQTETVRRRVAGNLALLHRLLDGDDRGLVSVLRAEGGWNVLLRVPGVLDENELVLSMIASHRVSGQPGYFFDMESNGYLAISLLPEPDEFERNVRAVLAAVNGML, encoded by the coding sequence ATGCGTTTTTCCTCACGAGTCGACATCAGCGACCCCAATCCGATCGCGGCGGCGGAAGCCCTCGCCAAGGCGCAGGGGGTGACGCTCGGCAAACTCAACGATTCCAACCCGACCCGCCATGGGCTGGCCCCGGCCCTGGTCCCGGAGGTGTACACGGCCGATCCACGGGGCCCGCGGGCGGCCCGCGAGGCGCTGTCCGCGTTCCTGTCGCATGCGCAGGGGAGCCCGGTCGACGCGGATCGGCTGTATCTGCTCAGCTCCACGTCCGAGGCGTACTCGTGGCTGATCAAGCTGCTGTGCGACGCCGGCGACGCGGTGCTCGCCCCCAAGCCCGGCTACCCGCTGATCGAGTCGATCGCGTGGCTCGAATGCGTGGATGCCGTCGAATACCAGCTGCGCTTCGACGGGTCGTGGTACATCGACGTCGCCGAACTCGCCGCATTGCTGGAAGGGCCGGAATCCGGCCGCATCCGCGCGCTCGTGCTCATCAACCCGAACAATCCGACCGGCTCCTATGTCAAGGCCGGCGAACGGGAGCGGATCGTCGGCCTGTGCCGCGAGCACGGCGTCGCGATCATCGCCGACGAGGTGTTCTACGATTACGCGCTTGAGCCCTTCGACGGCAACGCGCGCCTGGCCGGCGAACGGGGCGCGCTGACCTTCGCGCTCGACGGGTTCTCCAAGATGCTCGCCGCGCCCCATGCGAAGGTCGGCTGGATCCAGGTGTCCGGCCCCGAGGCGGAGGTCGCCGAGGCGCAGCGCCGCCTCGACGTGATCGCCGACGACTATCTGCCGATGAGCGATCTCATCGCGCGCCTCATCCCCGATCTGCTGGCCGCGGCGCCGGTGCAGACCGAGACCGTGCGGCGCCGCGTGGCGGGCAATCTCGCGCTGCTGCATCGTCTGCTCGACGGGGACGACCGGGGGCTGGTCTCCGTGCTGCGCGCGGAGGGCGGCTGGAACGTGCTGCTGCGCGTGCCCGGCGTGCTGGACGAGAACGAGCTGGTGCTCTCGATGATCGCATCGCACCGCGTCAGCGGCCAGCCCGGGTATTTCTTCGACATGGAGTCCAACGGGTACCTGGCGATCTCCCTGCTGCCCGAACCCGACGAATTCGAGCGCAACGTGCGCGCGGTGCTCGCCGCCGTCAACGGCATGCTGTGA
- a CDS encoding ATP-binding cassette domain-containing protein, whose protein sequence is MGLFDSLFGAKAPAACSSVTFALDRAGHTYDDGNVGLEPTTLHIGPDDRRVGVIGLNGSGKTTLLKLIDGALAATTSTVTVIAAGDDGTAATPLDPAVKRDRRRIEDLVGRVRREEIPESYYRAASIREAIDQPLKKHKVPESERQAIIGNLFAHFDLAGVAMQPASALDSEKRHLLAIASALSFSPAAIVADEPTKGLDEIGSAYVARALFGYDKQVVFATHDVEMLTRPVYAIDRVLVLDEHRIVFDGAPAEAAAYYNDLIRRQYEALGR, encoded by the coding sequence ATGGGATTGTTCGATTCGCTGTTCGGGGCCAAGGCGCCCGCCGCATGCTCCTCCGTCACCTTCGCCCTTGACCGGGCCGGCCACACCTATGACGACGGCAACGTCGGACTGGAGCCGACCACGCTGCACATCGGCCCGGACGACCGCCGCGTCGGCGTGATCGGGCTCAACGGGTCCGGCAAGACCACGCTGCTCAAGCTCATCGACGGCGCTCTGGCGGCCACGACCAGCACGGTGACGGTCATCGCCGCCGGCGACGACGGCACAGCGGCCACGCCGCTCGACCCGGCCGTCAAACGCGACCGCCGGCGCATCGAGGATCTGGTCGGCCGCGTGCGCCGCGAGGAGATCCCCGAAAGCTACTATCGGGCGGCGTCGATCCGCGAGGCGATCGACCAGCCGCTGAAGAAGCACAAGGTGCCCGAATCGGAACGGCAGGCGATTATCGGCAACCTGTTCGCGCATTTCGATCTGGCCGGCGTGGCGATGCAGCCAGCCAGCGCGCTGGACAGCGAGAAGCGGCACCTGCTGGCGATCGCCTCCGCGCTCAGCTTCTCCCCCGCGGCGATCGTGGCCGACGAGCCGACCAAGGGATTGGACGAGATCGGTTCCGCGTATGTGGCGCGCGCCCTGTTCGGCTACGACAAGCAGGTGGTGTTCGCCACGCACGACGTGGAGATGCTCACGCGCCCCGTCTACGCGATCGACCGCGTGCTGGTGCTCGACGAGCACCGGATCGTCTTCGACGGCGCCCCGGCCGAAGCCGCCGCATACTACAACGACCTGATCCGTCGGCAGTACGAGGCGCTCGGGCGGTAA
- a CDS encoding aryl-sulfate sulfotransferase, with amino-acid sequence MNTRTSPKATAVRAVAATLAALAAIGLCLLTQDNVSADIKAKRVERLNARIANVYTADYQQMAEENLVKARDKQARTIDDIYVQDNPYGTNTTSMYVYFTTDYATKIKYTVSADGYPDFTRAVAQDEEYQKEHEFLVLGLIPDVENTITFTITDDNGLDITQTITHDGPSLLGVEEVQLERTVTADDGADLGDGLYAILGNDSDEQDFMYYYDTNGVLRGEIPVKYYRSHRLLFDDDGLMWFSASTHTMVGMNRLGKLEKIYDLDSRFILHHDYALDANGDIVLLATDLERGDHAVQDQVVKLDTSTGETTLLLDFGDLFDAYKQSTDHSGIDESDPTATNRWDWLHCNTIQLLDDGSALFSARETSTIIKIDDLEGTPTLDYMIGEPSVWDGTDEQAAFLTKDGDFGDTGGQHSITYVADDSLADGQYYLYMFDNNYGYAMTRPDYDWTVIDGISTAASSKDEGSRSQYRRYLVDENAGTYTQVAEFDVPYSPYVSSAQELGNGNILIDSGMQGLFGVYGKDGTLLAQYRMALSTSYIYRVYQYDFSGFFFA; translated from the coding sequence ATGAACACCCGAACCTCCCCGAAAGCCACCGCAGTACGCGCCGTCGCCGCCACCCTGGCCGCCCTGGCCGCCATCGGGCTGTGCCTGCTCACGCAGGACAACGTCAGCGCCGACATCAAGGCGAAGCGCGTCGAACGTCTCAACGCCCGCATCGCGAACGTGTACACCGCCGACTACCAGCAGATGGCCGAGGAGAACCTGGTCAAGGCTCGCGACAAGCAGGCGCGCACGATCGACGACATCTACGTGCAGGACAACCCGTACGGCACCAACACGACGTCGATGTACGTGTACTTCACCACCGACTACGCGACCAAGATCAAGTACACGGTGTCCGCCGACGGCTATCCCGATTTCACGCGCGCCGTGGCGCAGGACGAGGAGTACCAGAAGGAGCACGAGTTCCTGGTGCTCGGCCTGATCCCGGACGTGGAGAACACGATCACCTTCACCATCACCGACGACAACGGGCTGGACATCACGCAGACGATCACGCACGACGGCCCCTCGCTGCTGGGCGTCGAGGAGGTCCAGCTCGAGCGGACCGTGACCGCCGACGACGGCGCCGATCTGGGCGACGGCCTGTACGCGATTCTCGGCAACGACAGCGACGAGCAGGACTTCATGTACTACTACGACACGAATGGCGTGCTGCGCGGCGAGATCCCGGTCAAGTACTACCGCTCGCACCGGCTGCTGTTCGACGATGACGGGCTGATGTGGTTCTCGGCCTCCACGCACACGATGGTCGGTATGAACCGCCTCGGCAAGCTGGAGAAGATCTACGATCTGGACAGCCGCTTCATCCTGCACCACGACTACGCGCTGGACGCCAACGGCGACATCGTGCTGCTCGCCACCGATCTGGAGCGCGGCGACCACGCCGTGCAGGACCAGGTCGTCAAGCTCGACACCTCCACCGGCGAGACGACGCTGCTGCTCGATTTCGGCGACCTGTTCGACGCGTACAAGCAGTCCACCGACCATTCGGGCATCGACGAATCCGACCCGACCGCCACCAACCGCTGGGACTGGCTGCACTGCAACACGATCCAGCTGCTCGACGACGGCTCGGCGCTGTTCTCGGCGCGCGAGACCTCCACGATCATCAAGATCGACGATCTCGAGGGCACGCCGACGCTCGACTACATGATCGGCGAGCCGAGCGTGTGGGACGGCACCGACGAGCAGGCCGCGTTCCTCACCAAGGACGGCGACTTCGGCGACACCGGCGGCCAGCACTCGATCACCTACGTGGCCGACGACTCGCTCGCGGACGGCCAGTACTACCTGTACATGTTCGACAACAACTACGGCTACGCGATGACCCGTCCCGACTACGACTGGACGGTCATCGACGGCATCAGCACCGCGGCCTCGTCCAAGGACGAAGGCTCCCGTTCGCAGTACCGCAGGTACCTGGTCGACGAGAACGCGGGCACGTACACGCAGGTCGCCGAGTTCGACGTGCCGTATTCGCCGTACGTGAGCTCCGCGCAGGAGCTCGGCAACGGCAACATCCTCATCGATTCGGGCATGCAGGGCCTGTTCGGCGTCTACGGCAAGGACGGCACGCTGCTCGCCCAGTACCGCATGGCGCTCAGCACAAGCTACATCTACCGCGTCTACCAGTACGATTTCAGCGGCTTCTTCTTCGCCTAG